The genomic stretch CACGGCGTCAGGCCAGTCGAAACCTACCCGCCCGGCGCGGCGCGTGAGCTTGGCGGCGCGGGTCAGGGCGGGCAGGCCGGTCGGGATGCCGGCCAGCGTGCCGGTCTCGGCACGGGTGGCGCGCTCGGCGGCCTTCTGAACCTCCCAGGCCGCCACCTGCTGGTCGGCGGTGCGGGTTTCCTCGGCCCCGAACACATGCGGGTGGCGGCGGATCATCTTGTCGGAGATGGCGCCCGCCACGTCGGCGAAGGCGAACCAGCCGCGCTCCTCCGCCATACGGGCGTGGTAGACCACCTGGAACAGCAGGTCGCCGAGCTCGTCCAGAAGGATGGCGGGGGAGCCCCGCGCGATCGCGTCCTCGACCTCGTAGGCTTCCTCGATGGTGTAGGGTGCGATGCTCGCAAAATCCTGCACCTGGTCCCAGGGGCAGCCGGTCTCGGGGTGGCGCAGCCGGGCCATGACCTCGATCAGGTGCAGCGTCGCGGTGGCGGGGTCCTGGGGCATGGCGCATCCGTGGGGGGGCGTGGCCGTCCTTCCTCCCGCGCCGTCGCGGCGCCCGCAAGCCCCCGCGCGGTGTTGTCAGCCGCCGCCACGCCGCCGAGACTGCCAGGACGCGCGGCTGTTGC from Roseomonas fluvialis encodes the following:
- the mazG gene encoding nucleoside triphosphate pyrophosphohydrolase, which gives rise to MPQDPATATLHLIEVMARLRHPETGCPWDQVQDFASIAPYTIEEAYEVEDAIARGSPAILLDELGDLLFQVVYHARMAEERGWFAFADVAGAISDKMIRRHPHVFGAEETRTADQQVAAWEVQKAAERATRAETGTLAGIPTGLPALTRAAKLTRRAGRVGFDWPDAVAVLDKLEEEAAELRAELRSDGHPADPAALRDEVGDLLFVLANLARKLDLDPEDCLRGANRKFERRFSYIEQTLKVAGKTPAESTLHEMETLWSDAKRVERET